Proteins co-encoded in one Terriglobia bacterium genomic window:
- a CDS encoding chorismate mutase — protein MDLPSITGDKTLDDWRRQIDALDAELLRLLNQRAAIACEIASIKVASGLPAYDGNRERQVLARVVEKNNGPLDQQSVTDIFSGIIRETRRLGTQRMEEQTGDPARVKPSQLGT, from the coding sequence ATGGATTTGCCAAGCATTACCGGCGACAAAACGCTTGACGACTGGCGCCGCCAGATTGACGCGCTCGATGCCGAGCTGCTTCGTCTGCTCAACCAGCGCGCCGCCATCGCCTGTGAAATTGCCTCGATCAAGGTTGCCTCGGGCTTGCCCGCATACGACGGCAATCGTGAGCGCCAGGTGCTGGCCCGCGTGGTGGAAAAGAATAACGGCCCACTCGACCAGCAAAGCGTCACCGACATTTTCTCCGGGATCATCCGCGAAACGCGCCGCCTGGGCACCCAGCGCATGGAGGAACAAACGGGAGATCCGGCAAGAGTCAAGCCTTCACAGCTTGGTACGTAA
- a CDS encoding amino acid decarboxylase yields the protein MSKTIDSKDAAAAQQNTEWQAYVEDFRRAGHETVDRIAEYLNNVSEMPVLAQTKPGDLLDALPKSAPEKGETFDAILRDFDRLVMPAVTQWNHPRFFAYFACTGSTPAILGEMLAAALNTNGLHWKTSPAVAELEQRALDWLGQWIGLPEGWFGIVYDTASTSSMHAVVCARELVDPEARTAGSRNDMVLYTSEQSHMSIEKGAIAVGVGQKNIRKVPSDAEFRMRADALAEMVEEDKRAGKRPFCVVATVGTTSTTSVDPVPQIADVAEKHGLWLHVDAAYAGAAAILPEQRHIMAGVERAHSLVFNAHKWLFTPIDLSAFYTRRPDILRRAFSLTPDYLKTQDDPRAHNLMDYGVPLGHRFRALKLWFVMRYFGRERIETILRSHIQWAQDFAALVDAHPKFERVAPTPLSVVCFRYKGSDDENRAILEKVNASGRMFIASTVLNGKLTLRLAIGHLETSWRDVQEAWELLQTAAEEL from the coding sequence ATGAGCAAAACCATTGATTCTAAAGATGCGGCAGCGGCGCAGCAAAACACCGAGTGGCAGGCGTATGTAGAAGATTTTCGGCGAGCGGGGCACGAGACCGTGGACCGGATTGCCGAGTACCTGAACAACGTTTCTGAAATGCCGGTGCTGGCGCAGACCAAACCGGGCGATCTGCTGGATGCTCTGCCGAAGTCGGCGCCGGAAAAAGGCGAGACGTTTGACGCGATCCTCCGCGACTTCGACCGGCTGGTGATGCCGGCGGTAACGCAGTGGAACCATCCGCGCTTTTTTGCTTACTTTGCCTGCACCGGTTCCACGCCGGCGATCCTGGGCGAGATGCTGGCTGCGGCGCTCAACACCAACGGGCTGCACTGGAAGACTTCTCCTGCTGTAGCGGAACTGGAACAGCGCGCGCTCGATTGGTTGGGGCAATGGATCGGCCTCCCTGAAGGATGGTTTGGCATTGTCTACGACACGGCTTCCACCAGCAGCATGCATGCGGTGGTGTGCGCGCGTGAGTTGGTCGATCCGGAAGCGCGAACGGCGGGAAGCCGCAACGACATGGTGCTGTACACATCTGAGCAGTCGCACATGTCAATTGAGAAAGGCGCGATTGCCGTGGGCGTGGGCCAGAAGAACATTCGCAAGGTGCCGTCGGACGCGGAGTTTCGTATGCGCGCCGACGCGTTGGCAGAGATGGTCGAGGAAGACAAACGCGCGGGCAAGCGGCCGTTCTGCGTGGTTGCAACCGTGGGCACAACTTCCACCACCAGCGTTGATCCTGTGCCGCAGATTGCGGATGTCGCGGAGAAGCACGGCCTGTGGCTGCATGTGGACGCCGCTTACGCTGGCGCCGCGGCAATCCTGCCGGAGCAGCGGCACATTATGGCGGGAGTGGAGCGCGCGCATTCTCTGGTATTCAACGCCCACAAGTGGCTCTTTACGCCCATTGACCTGAGCGCGTTTTACACGCGCAGGCCGGACATTCTGCGGCGAGCGTTTTCCCTTACGCCGGATTACTTGAAGACGCAGGACGATCCGCGCGCGCATAACCTCATGGATTACGGCGTTCCGCTGGGACATCGTTTCCGCGCGCTGAAGCTGTGGTTTGTGATGCGTTACTTTGGGCGCGAACGCATTGAAACCATTTTGCGCTCGCACATTCAATGGGCCCAGGATTTTGCCGCGCTGGTGGACGCGCATCCGAAATTTGAGCGCGTTGCGCCGACGCCGCTGTCTGTTGTCTGCTTCCGCTATAAAGGCTCTGACGATGAGAACCGCGCGATCCTGGAAAAAGTAAACGCTTCAGGCCGTATGTTCATTGCCAGCACTGTGTTGAACGGAAAACTCACGCTGCGGCTGGCGATTGGCCATCTGGAAACCAGTTGGCGCGATGTGCAGGAAGCGTGGGAGTTGCTGCAAACGGCGGCGGAAGAACTCTAA